Sequence from the Clostridium botulinum genome:
CAAAACTCACTGCTTAAGTTTGGTAATAAATCAGAAATAAAAAGTATAGTTTTTGGATTTGTAGGAGCATGTGAGGCCTTAGGATATGCAGTATCACCAATTGTATCTTCTTTTGTTTATGAGTTAAATAAAAGATATCTTTTTGGTATGTTGTTAGCCTCTTCGCTAATAGTATTTATAACTTTTTTAATATTATATAAAAAAGCATTTAGCTTAAAACTTTCTTAAAAGTAAATTTTAGGAAAGTTTTTCTTTTTTCAATAGTATTATAGTAAAGAATATATCAATAATAAATGGAGGATACAGAAATTAAAGAATTGTTACAAATTTATTTTGAAAGAGGAGATTTTTTCTTGGAGTTAACATTAGAACATTTGAAAATTGCTGGAATGTCTATATTAATAGCTACAATTATAGGTGGAATATTAGGAATAATAATAAGTGAGTATAGAAAGACATCTACAGTTATTCTTGCTGTGACAAATTTTCTTTATACCATTCCATCTATATCTTTGCTTGGTTTTTTAATTCCATTTTCAGGTGTTGGAAATACAACTGCAGTTATTGCTTTGACTATATATGCGTTACTTCCTATGATCAGAAATACATATACAGGCATAGATAATATAGACGCTTCAATTATTGAATGTGCTAAAGGTATGGGAAGTACTCCTTTTGAGATATTATATAAGATTAAACTTCCACTAGCCACAACAGTAATTCTTGCAGGAATTAAAAATATGGTGGTAATGACAATTGCTCTTACAGGTATTGCTTCTTTTATTGGAGCTGGAGGTTTAGGTGTTGCAATTTATCGTGGAATAACAACAAATAATACAACAATGACAATTGGAGGTAGTCTTTTGATTGCATTACTAGCTGTAATTGCTGATTTTATTATTGGAAGTATTGAGAAAATTATAAAAAGAAAATGGAGGCTAAATTAATGAAAAAAAAGTGCAGAATTTTATCTATTATAATGTCTTTAGTATTAATCATTACATTATGGGGATGCACGAAAAAAAGTGAAACAATCAAGATTGCAACAAAGCCAATGACTGAACAATTTATATTAAGTGAAATGTTAAAGTTACTTATTGAGAATTATACAGAGTTAAATGTTGAGATAACAAAGGGTATTGGAGGTGGTACAAGCAATATTCATCCAGCGATTGTTAAGGGGGATTTTGATATTTATTCTGAGTATACAGGTACTGGATGGAGCTTTGTTTTAAAGGAAGATGGAATTCCAGATGATGAAACATTGTATAGAAAATTAAAAGAAAAATATGAAAGCAATTATGATTTAAGTTGGATTGGACTATATGGTTTTAATAATACTTATGGATTGGTAATAAGAAAAGATTTTGCAGAAAAGTATAATATTAAGACATACTCAGATCTTGCATTATATTCTAAAAATTTAATTTTTGGTGCAGAATATGATTTTTATGAAAGGGAAGATGGATTTAATGCTTTATGTGAAAAATATGGATTAAATTTCAAACAATCAGTTGATTTAGACATAGGATTAAAGTATAAAGCAATAAATTCTAAGGAAATAGATGTAATGAATGTATTTACAACAGATGGACAGCTTGCAGATGCAGATGTTGTTATGCTTGAGGATGACAAGAATTTCTATCAAACATATTATTGCGGAACAATTGTACGTAATGATGTTTTAAAAAAGTATCCGCAGCTTAATGAAGCCTTAATAAAAATGGACAATATAATATCTGAAAAGGAGATGGCAGAATTAAATAATAAAGTAGATTTAAAGGGGCAGGATGAAAAAACAGTAGCAGAAGAGTTTTTAAAGAAGAAGGGTTTAATATAAAAATCTCTAAATTATAAAAGGTTAATAATTTTTTAATTTATAAGGGAGTAAATTATGACTAGAAGAATTATAGAATTTGAAGGTATATGCAAATCATATGGAGATAAGGAAATATTAAAAAATTTAAATTTATGTATAGATAAGGGCGAGTTTTTAACGATAATAGGAAGTTCAGGATGTGGAAAGACAACTCTACTTAAGCTAGTTAATGGTTTAATAATTCCAGATAAGGGGAGAGTATTAGTTTATGGAGAGGATATATCAAAGATTAGTAAAACTGAATTAAGAAGAAGGATTGGCTATGTTATTCAGGAGGTTGGATTATTCCCGCATATGAATGTAAGAAAAAATATATCTTATGTATTAGATTTAATAAATAAGGACAATAAAAGAAGCATACAAGAAAGAACTGAATATTTAATAAAATCAGTAGGTCTTAGTAAAGAAATCTTAAATCGTTATCCAGGAGAACTTTCTGGAGGGCAGCGTCAGCGTATTGGTATTGCAAGAGCTCTAGCAGCTAAGCCTAATATAATATTAATGGATGAACCTTTTGGAGCAGTGGATGAAATAATGAGAAAACTTTTACAGGAGGAAATTTTACGAATTTATAATGAGCTTAATGTAACAATTATCTTCATAACTCATGATATTAGGGAGGCTTTAAAGCTTGGGACAAGGGTAATTGTAATGGATGAAGGTAATATAATACAATCTGGAACGCCAACAGAAATAAGAGAAAATCCAAAAACTATATTTGTAAAAGATCTTATTGGAGCATAAATATACAGAATAGAAAATAGATTTCTGTTGAAGCATTTTTAAATTTATTATTTAAAGAAGTTTTTATATAAATTTAAGGTTATAGTTGATAAGAGCTTTTATTTAAAATTAAAGCTTAGATGATATAAAAATGTAAAAAGTCCCCCTATAGGATAGATAATATAAAAAATATCCTATAGGGGAACTTTTAGGTACAACAGAATAAATGATATTAAAAGGTATTAAAATTGTATTTACTAAATTTAAAAATATTCTGTAGTATAAGCAAACAAGTAATTAAGCATAATAAAAGTATTCTAAATTATTAAAAATAAATAATTTTAAACAAGAATTAATAGGTTCATAATTAACATTTAACTTAATTTTTACATTATATAGAGTGTGATTAATGATATTATTAATTAATATGTAAAAATATAAATAATATTGTTGTATATATAATAACAATAGTAATTGATATGGAGTGTGTTTATTATGGAAGAGCAACAAACTATATTAGGATTAACAGAAAAAGAAGTATTAGACAGGAAATCAAAAGGGAAAATAAATATAGTAGAAGAAAAAAATGTAAAATCAGATTGGCAGATTATTTCTAATAATGTATTTACATTGTTTAATTTATATAATTTTATTATTGCTATTGCTTTAATTATGGTGGGGGCGTATTCTAACTTAGCTTTTATGTTAATAATTATATTAAATGTATGTATCGGAAGTTTTCAAGAAATACATGCTAAAAATATGGTGGCTAAATTATCTGTACTTACAGTATCAAAGACTGATGTAATAAGAAGTGGAAAAGAAATTAAGATAAATGTTGATGAAATAGTTTTAGATGATATAACTATACTTAATATGGGAAATCAAATTTGCTCAGATTCAGTTGTTATAAGTGGAAAAATAGAAGTAAATGAATCTTTACTTACTGGGGAGTCAGATACTATAGTAAAGTTGCCTGGAGACAAACTATTTTCAGGAAGTTATGTTGTTAGTGGAAAGTGTTATGCAAAGGTTGAAAAAGTAGGAAAAGATAATTTTGCAGCAGAAATTGCTTTAAAGAGTAAAAAATATAAAAAGATAAATTCAGAATTGGTAAACTCTATGAGAAAAGTTACAAAGCTTACAAGTTTTATAATAATACCAGTAGGTGTATTACTATTTGTTGAGGCATATTTTTTTAGAGGTGAGGTAATAAAAAGCTCTGTAATATCAACATCAGCATCATTGCTTGGAATGTTACCAAAGGGATTAGTGTTGTTAATTAGTATTTCTCTTGCAACAGGAGTAATAAAGCTTGCCAAGAAGAGAGTATTGGTTCAAGATTTATATAGTGTGGAGACATTAGCACATGTAGATATGTTATGTCTTGATAAGACAGGGACCATTACAGAAGGTAAGATGCAAGTTTCTAATATTGAAATATTTGATAATGAAATAGCAACAATTACTGTAGAGAGAGCTATGAGTGCTTTTGTTAATGAAATTGGAGATAACAATGCTACTTTTCAAGCTTTAAAAAATTATTTTAAAGGAAATGATAAATTTGAAGTTGTAGATAAAACTTCATTTTCATCTGAAAGAAAGTGGAGCTCAATTTCTTTTAAGGATATAGGAAGTATAGTAGTTGGAGCACCAGAAAAATTAATTCTTCAAAGTGATTTTGTAATGAAAGATAATCTTATAGAATCACAGAATTTAGGGAAAAGGGTATTACTTATAGGTTTTTCTAAACATACAATAGAAGACGGAATATTACCCAAATTAGAAATTATAGCAGCAATTGAATTATCAGATCCATTAAGAAAAAATGCTAAAGAAATGTTAGGATTCTTTAAAGGAGAAGGTGTTACTGTAAAAGTAATTTCAGGAGATAATCCATTAACTGTTTCTAGTATAGCTAGACAAGCGGGTTTGGAAGATTATGAATCATATATTGATTTAGCTACTATAAAAAATGATTATGAAATAATAGATTTAGTAGAAAAATATAGTATATTTGCTAGAGTATCACCCAATCAAAAAAGTTTATTAGTACAATCGCTACAAGCAAAAGGTCACACTGTTGCAATGACAGGTGACGGTGTAAATGACGTTATTGCATTAAGACAGGCAGATTGCAGTATAACTCTTCCAGAGGCAAGTGATATTGCAAAACAAGTTTCACAAATTGTACTTTTAAATTCAGATTTTAGTGTCTTAAAAGATGTTTTGATGGAGGGAAGAAGAGTTGTAAATAATATTACTAATGTTGCTAGAATATTCTTTATAAAGACATTATATTCGG
This genomic interval carries:
- a CDS encoding ABC transporter permease, translated to MEDTEIKELLQIYFERGDFFLELTLEHLKIAGMSILIATIIGGILGIIISEYRKTSTVILAVTNFLYTIPSISLLGFLIPFSGVGNTTAVIALTIYALLPMIRNTYTGIDNIDASIIECAKGMGSTPFEILYKIKLPLATTVILAGIKNMVVMTIALTGIASFIGAGGLGVAIYRGITTNNTTMTIGGSLLIALLAVIADFIIGSIEKIIKRKWRLN
- a CDS encoding cation-translocating P-type ATPase; this translates as MEEQQTILGLTEKEVLDRKSKGKINIVEEKNVKSDWQIISNNVFTLFNLYNFIIAIALIMVGAYSNLAFMLIIILNVCIGSFQEIHAKNMVAKLSVLTVSKTDVIRSGKEIKINVDEIVLDDITILNMGNQICSDSVVISGKIEVNESLLTGESDTIVKLPGDKLFSGSYVVSGKCYAKVEKVGKDNFAAEIALKSKKYKKINSELVNSMRKVTKLTSFIIIPVGVLLFVEAYFFRGEVIKSSVISTSASLLGMLPKGLVLLISISLATGVIKLAKKRVLVQDLYSVETLAHVDMLCLDKTGTITEGKMQVSNIEIFDNEIATITVERAMSAFVNEIGDNNATFQALKNYFKGNDKFEVVDKTSFSSERKWSSISFKDIGSIVVGAPEKLILQSDFVMKDNLIESQNLGKRVLLIGFSKHTIEDGILPKLEIIAAIELSDPLRKNAKEMLGFFKGEGVTVKVISGDNPLTVSSIARQAGLEDYESYIDLATIKNDYEIIDLVEKYSIFARVSPNQKSLLVQSLQAKGHTVAMTGDGVNDVIALRQADCSITLPEASDIAKQVSQIVLLNSDFSVLKDVLMEGRRVVNNITNVARIFFIKTLYSVMLSVLNIITCTVFPFIPIQITLIDLVIEGYTSFFISFEPNGKQIKESFLRSVLKNAFPYSLVIIINIIILYFLSPTLKIETSQMTTIMYYMIGFISILAVIKVCRPFNKIRIFLCTTTAIGFFVAAILFNNILHLSELGMQELVVFLIMATLSIVLILIKNYLTRMK
- a CDS encoding ATP-binding cassette domain-containing protein gives rise to the protein MTRRIIEFEGICKSYGDKEILKNLNLCIDKGEFLTIIGSSGCGKTTLLKLVNGLIIPDKGRVLVYGEDISKISKTELRRRIGYVIQEVGLFPHMNVRKNISYVLDLINKDNKRSIQERTEYLIKSVGLSKEILNRYPGELSGGQRQRIGIARALAAKPNIILMDEPFGAVDEIMRKLLQEEILRIYNELNVTIIFITHDIREALKLGTRVIVMDEGNIIQSGTPTEIRENPKTIFVKDLIGA
- a CDS encoding glycine betaine ABC transporter substrate-binding protein produces the protein MKKKCRILSIIMSLVLIITLWGCTKKSETIKIATKPMTEQFILSEMLKLLIENYTELNVEITKGIGGGTSNIHPAIVKGDFDIYSEYTGTGWSFVLKEDGIPDDETLYRKLKEKYESNYDLSWIGLYGFNNTYGLVIRKDFAEKYNIKTYSDLALYSKNLIFGAEYDFYEREDGFNALCEKYGLNFKQSVDLDIGLKYKAINSKEIDVMNVFTTDGQLADADVVMLEDDKNFYQTYYCGTIVRNDVLKKYPQLNEALIKMDNIISEKEMAELNNKVDLKGQDEKTVAEEFLKKKGLI